The nucleotide window AAAGGTTTTGTCGCGCGTAAATGAATGTGGCATTACTTTCCTTACGGAATAATTAAAGCGCGGCTACAACGTAATCAATACACGCGGTGAGTGCATCGATATCGCTGGGATCAACAGAAGGAAACATACCAATACGAAGCTGATTCTTACCCAATTTACGGTAAGGCTCGGTATCGACGATTCCATTCTCGCGCAGAATTGATGCCACCTTGAGTGCATCGATTGAATCATCAAAATTAATTGTTGCTACAACCTTGGAACGCATTGCTGGGTCTGTGACAAATGGAGTTGTGTATGAAGTTTTTTCAGCCCATGAATACATGCGAGATGCTGAGTCAGCACTTCGACCTGTTGAGAATTTCAATCCACCATTTTCATTCATCCACTTGAGTTGATCTGCAAGCAAAATAAAGGTTGCAATTGCTGGAGTGTTATATGTCTGATCAAGTCGTGAATTCTCAATGGCAATGGTGAGATCTAATATCGCTGGGGTCCAACGCCCACTTGCTTTAATTTTTTCAGCACGAGCAATGGCAGCTGGTGACATCAGTGCAAACCACAAGCCACCATCTGATGAGAATGATTTTTGTGGGGCGAAGTAATAGGCGTCAAACTCTTTTGCATCGACTACAAGTCCACCTGCGGCGCTTGTCGCATCTACTAGGACAAGAGCGTCTTTGGTTCCTGCTGGTCTGATAATTGGCATTGCCACACCAGTGCTTGTTTCATTGTGTGTAAATGCATAGGCATCTATGCCATCTTCGGCAACAGCTGTTGGATGCGAACCTGGTTCAGATTTAATAATTGAAGGTTCACCTAAAAAGGGCGCATCTTTTGCACCCTTTGCAAACTTTGATGAAAACTCACCGAAGACAAGATGCTGCGAGCGATTTTCAATTTGAGCAAAGAGTGCGATGTCCCAAAATGCAGTTGTGCCACCATTTCCTAGAATGACTTCATAACCATCTGGAAGTGAAAATAGTGATTTCAAACCTTCGCGAACTTCATGAACAACGTTTTTTACTGGTTTTTGTCGGTGTGAAGTTCCAAGAATTGACGCGCCACTTTTATAGAAATTATCTAAAGCAGATTGGCGAATCTTTGAAGGACCGCACCCAAAACGACCATCGAGTGGCTTAATGCCATTAGGAATAACGATGCTCATGAATTAATTCTAAGGGAAGTAACGCTGCATCTCCCAATCGGATTTTGCATCGCTTCTGTGATATCGAATACGGTCGTGCAATCTGGAATATCTTCCTTGCCAGAATTCAATACTGTCGGGTATCACTCGAAACCCACCCCAGTGCGGTGGTGTTGGCACAACACTTCCTTCGGGCCATTTCTCTGATGCACCTTTAAAACGCATTTCTAACTCTTCGCGTGAAGCAAGCGGTGCTGATTGAGCGCTAGCCCACGCACCGATCTGACTCGACCACGGTCTTGTTGCAAAGTAACTCTCAGACTCTTCGCGTGAAATTTTATCTGCTTGACCTGAAATTATTACTTGTCGCTCCATTGCATACCAAGGGAAAAGAAGTGTTACTTGCGAATTCATTGCAATTGCTTGTGCTTTACGAGAAGAATAATTAGTAAAGAAAGTAAAACCACCTTGTGAAATATCTTTAAGCAAAACTGTGCGCGTTGTAATTTCACCTGAACCATCAGCAGTTGAAAGCACCATTGCATTTGCTTCAACAATAATTTCATTTGCAGCCGCAGCGGCCATCCACTCCTCGAATGCTACGAATGGATCAGTCGGCAATTTTTCCAGCCCGACTTCGCCGTAGGAGCGCCGCATTGCTGAAATCTTGGCTCGAATTCCGCTTTCTGTCATGGATGTATCTAACGTCACTTTGGCCCGCAGGGCTATCTCAACTTACGTGGTCGCCAGCACACCTTCTATGGGGGCAGAATTACCCCCGTAATACCCAATAAAGGAGCGCGCTGTGTCTGATGATTTCAAGCCAGGTCTCGAAGGTGTCATAGCTTTTGAATCTGAAATTGCTGAACCAGATAAAGAGGGCAGTGCACTTCGTTATCGCGGTGTTGATATTGAAGATCTAGTTGGGCGCGTTTCATTTGGAAACGTGTGGGGATTGCTAGTTGATGATGAATTTAATCCAGGCCTTCCACCAGCAGAAAAATTTCCGTTACCAGTTCACTCAGGTGACGTTCGAGTCGATGTGCAATCTGCAATTGCGATGCTTGCACCAGCATGGGGATTTAAACCACTTCTAGATATTTCTGATGAAGAAGCGCGATCAAATCTTGCACGAGCATCTGTCATGGTTCTTTCATATCTTGCGCAATCTGCACGTGGTATCGCTGCAACACCTGTTGCAGAATCTGAAATTGATAAAGCACATACAGTTGTTGAACGCATGATGATTCGTTGGCGCGGAGAACCAGATCCACTTCACGTGCGCGCAATCGATGCCTACTTTGTATCTGCTGCAGAACACGGAATGAATGCATCCACATTCACAGCTCGTGTTATTGCTTCAACTGGGGCAGATGTTGCCGCTGCACTCTCTGGCGCAATTGGTGCGATGTCAGGTCCGCTACATGGCGGCGCACCTTCACGTGTTCTTGGAATGATTGAAGATGTGGAACGCGTTGGCGATGCACGTAAGTATGTAAAAGATTTGATGGACCGCGGAGAACGTTTAATGGGGTTTGGTCACCGCGTGTATCGCGCTGAAGATCCTCGTGCACGCACTCTGCGACGCACAGCAAAAGAATTAGGCGCACCTCGCTATGAAGTTGCACTCGAATTAGAAAAGGCAGCACTTGCTGAATTACATGAACGCCATCCAGAACGTGTTCTAGAGACAAACGTTGAATTCTGGGCAGCAATTGTTCTTGATTTCGCAGAAGTACCTGGTCCACTATTTACTTCTATGTTTACCGCAGCCCGCACAGCAGGTTGGTCTGCACATATTCTTGAACAAAAACGTACTGGCCGTTTGATTCGTCCTTCAGCTCGCTACATCGGTAAAGCGCCACGCAAACCAGAAGATGTACATGGCTGGGATGCAACGGTTCATCAACTACATAATTAACCCACTATGTCGCGCAGCATCATGTGGTTTCGGCGCGACTTACGCCTTATTGATAACCCTGCCCTCTTAGCTGCAATAGAAGCTGGCGAAGAGATAGTTCCAGTATTTATTCTGGATCCGAAGTTAATTGAGATCACAGGTGCAAAAGGCTTGGCTTACTTAGCCGAATCACTTCGAAACCTTGATCAATCACTCGGAAATAAATTGCATATCTGTACTGGCAATCACGTTGATGTACTCAATGAATTAAAGAAAAAATATGATGCAACATCAGTGCACATTGCTTCTGAATACGACCAATACGCACTTGAACGAGATGCGCGCATCGAATCTGCAGGAATAGAACTCACACGCACCGGAAGTCCTTACGCAGTTGCACCCGGTCGAGTAAAAAAACCAAGTGATGCGACGAACTACCGTGTCTACACACCTTTTTATCGTGGATGGCTATTACATGGTTGGCGCGCACCAGTTGCTGCGCCCAAAGTGATTAAAGCCGTTACACCAGATGAGAAATACAGAAACTTTCCTACATGGCAACCACCAAAAGGAACAGAGATTTTTGCAGCTGGCGAAAAAGCAGCACACGATCGATTTAAGAAATTTAAGGCCAAAGGTCTTGATGCTTATGATGAAACTCGAAACTTCGCTGGCATAGATGGCACAAGCAAAATGAGTACGCACCTTACGTGGGGCGAAATACATCCGCGAACACTTCTTGCTGGATTAGGTGAAAGCAAAGCACACGACACATTTAGAAAAGAAATAGCCTGGCGCGAATTTTATGCAGATGTGCTGCACAACTATCCGCATACGGATAAAGATTATTACGCACCGCAATTTGCGAATATGAGATATGACGAACCAGGTGAAAAATTCAAAGTGTGGTGTGAAGGCAAGACTGGATACCCATTTGTCGATGCAGGGATGCGCCAATTAGTTAAGGAAGGCTGGATGCACAATCGCGTGCGTATGGTTGTTGCTTCCTTTCTTGCTAAAGATCTACACATCGAATGGCAGCACGGTGCTCTATTTTTTGAAGAACATCTAGTTGATTTCGATATTGCATCTAATGCACATGGTTGGCAGTGGACCGCAGGTTGTGGCACAGATGCATCCCCGTATTACCGAGTCTTTAATCCAATTGAGCAAGGCAAGCGATTTGATGAAAACGGTGACTACATCCGCAAATACGTTCCAGAGTTAGCACACTTAAGCGCCGATGAAATTCACGAACCTTGGGATAGCGCTGATGGATACAAACATGGTTATGCAAAAAAGATTGTTGAGCACGCTACAGAGCGAATCGAATCCCTTGCTCGTCTAGAAGAAATCAAAGTGCGCAACACCGAGTGATTCTCGTTTAGCCCGATACATAGCCACATCTGCTCTGCGCAATAAATCATGCTCATCGTTATTAGCTGCAACGCCGATACTCACGCCTAAATCAATCGATTCTTTGCCAACTAGAAATGGATAACTCATCGTTGCATGCAGTGCGAGTGCAACTTCCATACTTGATTCGTAATTCGCATGAATCAAGACTCCAAATTCATCTCCACCCAACCTAGCTAGCGTTGCGTCCGGTGGAAGCGCTCGATGAAAACGCATCGCAACTTGCTTCAAAATTTCATCACCAATGTCGTGGCCGAATGAATCATTTACTGGCTTAAAACCATCAAGATCTAAAATAAGTAGCGCTCCTTCTGAATCACCAATCTCTTCGATTTCTGCAATTAACTTTCTTCTATTAGATAGCCCCGTTAGTTCATCAGTGCGGGCAAGTGTTCGCTCGGTTCCAAGGGAGCGTGCCTGGCGCAGTGCAATAGTCATTCGAATAAATGCGACAAGTAGTGTGAGCAAAGTCGGAAAGAGTATGAACGAGGGAAAATAACCTGGACGAATAGTAATGATTCCAAGCAAGGTTGCACTTAAGAAAACAGAGAGTGCAACAAAGACTGGGTTGACTCCTTCATTCGAACTCTGTTCACTCGCCTTGAATTGCGTGGACATAACGAATAAGGCAAGCCCCACCAACCAACCATCATCAGAAATAGATCCAAAGGTGTATTTGTTATTTACATGTAGCCACAAAAACAAGAAATCAGAGAAGGCGTAGATGAAGATTCCAGTACTGGCCACAACTGCGCGCTTGGAAATCTTCTGAGATAAAAGAGTTGAAATGACACTTGCAACCAGAATTAAATCTCCAACGGGATAGAAAATTGCAAAGAAAGTCATGGACATGTCACCGTTAAGACGTGGCAATACGGGGCCGACAAATAGAGCTGTTCCTAGCGAACCGAGACCGAGTGCAATAATTGTTGAATCTAGAATTTCAACAGCTGAAATACGCGAACGTTGAGAAAGTAAACGGGGCAGTGCAATAAATGCGGCTGGATAAAAGAGCATGTATAAAACATTTGAGGCTAATTGACTGGGTAGATTTAAAGTATAAAACACACTGAGCGAAGAAATGAGCGAGCCGGCGGCCCATAGCCCGATTGCTAAAGCAAGAAATGCGATGCCGATGTGATCATTAAAACTTGGAACACCAATGAGTGAAAAAACAAAGAGAATGGCGATTGCGTTATAGATCCATAAATCTAAATACACCTGTGGAGTTGTGTGAATTACTCGGGATAAAAGATGAACCGTCAGGAGTAAAAATCCCAGAGTATTGAGTGAAAAATATTTACGGAGCACAACAACACCGTAGAAGAAATAAGAGTAAAGACGTATAGGGCTAGCCCTACATCTTTATTTTTGGCGTTGGCGCACCCTTACGTTCATTCCAAGCTTGCGCACAAGTGGGCGCGGACCAAAACGAGAAACAGTACTGAGAATTAAATATTGCCAACCAGGTACGGACAGTACTTTGCCATTCTGATTTTCTTTCCACGCTTGAGTAACAACTCGATCAGATGAAAGCCACATAAATTCAGGTAAACCATTCATACGCATACGTCCACGTTCATGAAATTCAGTACGTGTAAAACCTGGACAGAGTGCAGAAATCTTTATACCGGTGCCACTCATTTCCGTATGAATAGATTCTGAGAGCACAGTTAAATAAGATTTAGAAGCGCTATAGGTTCCGCCTGCGATCCAACCTGCCACGGATGAAACGTTGATAATTGACCCGCTATTTCGCTGCTTCATTTGTGGCAACACTGTGTGCATTAATCGCATGGGTGTGCGAACCAAGACATCGAGTAATTGTTGTTCAGAATCTAGATCACTTACAGAGAAAGCTTTATTAATTCCAAAGCCTGCATTATTGACAAGTACTTCAATCTGATTTTCAAGTATGTATTTTTCAACCTTTGCGCATCCAGCATCAGTGGCTAAATCAGCCTGCACAATTGCACTCTGTACTTTGAATTGTGATTCTAAGGACGCAGCACGTTCTTTCATCCGTTCAAGGTCGCGAGCAACGAGCACAATATTGAAACCTTCACGTGCCAGTACGCGAGTAAAACTCTCACCGATTCCAGCGGTTGCGCCTGTGACAAGTGCCCATTTACTCATCTGCTCTCCTTAACTAGACTTGCAATTATGGTACTAGCGGTGGACTTAGGGCAATCAGGCGCAAGATTTAGAACAACTGATACCGAATTCACAAGTAAGCGATCCAAGCTTGCACAGGAATCAACACTTGATGTACTCAATGATTTGTTTATCGAGGCACAAGAAAAATTAGGTCCCACTTTTCAAAGCGATGTCGTGGCACTTAGTCTCACAGGTGTTTATGGTGACGTTGGTGATCCAAAACCATACGGTCAGTTAGCTGCAAAATACTTTGGTGCGAAATCAGTTGCAGTAATTGATGACGGCTTAGCGGGCTACTTCGGTGCACTTGGAAATAATGATGGCGTCACTCTTTCAATAGGCAGTGGAACAGTTGCTATTGCAGGCCGGCGAGGAAGTTATTCACACGCCGATGGGCTCGGACATATTTTTGGCGATCTTGGTGGGGGATTTTGGTTAGGTAAAGCCGCGCTCGAACGAGTTCTGGCAACGCAGGAAGGCAGAGATGACGCGACTTTTCTGTCAGAATTTTTCGAATCAGAAATCAAAACATATGAGTCTTTGAAATCTCATACTGATGCCAAAGCACACCTTCTATGTATTAACGCTGCAAAAACATTGCTAGAAGCTGCAGAGGCAAAGAACACAGATGCAATAACAATTAGAGACAAAGGCGCTGAGTATTTAGCAAAGACAATTCGCGCTGCATGGACAAATGTTGGGGGAATGCGCAACGAAGGTATTTCCATTGCCTTGCTTGGAAAATTGGCAGAAAACAAAGGTTACGCCGAATCTATCCGACGTCGCACATCATCTCTTTTGCCGCAAATCACTTTGGTTGAGCCACAAGGAAATCATTTAGATGGAGCAATTTTTATTGCAGAGCAAGTGCCAGAAGATATTGATCCGTTACTTCGTTGGTGGCATAAGTAATTCACCAATTGCACCAGCTGGAACAAATGGTTTATTTGGCATGACTGCATTAATTCTTGAGTATTGAGAGTTTTGAACCGGACGTGGATCTAGTTCACCTTTATTTGGCCAAAAGGAAATTGCTCGTTCTGCTTGTGCTGTAATTGTTAAAGAAGGATTGACGCCAAGATTTGCAGTAACGGCTGCGCCATCTACAACATGCATTGTTGGGTAGTTCCATACGCGGTGATAGGGATCGATAACTCCTTGGGAAATATCTGAACCGATTACACATCCACCTACAAAGTGAGCAGTAAATGGTGCACCGATTAAGTCACCAACGTGTCCGCCTGCAAAGCCGCCGTATTTGTTTGCAATACGTCGCACAGTTTCATTGGCAGCAGGAATGTAAGTGGCATTTGGATTTTCAGAGTTATTTGTAGAGGTTAAACCTAATCCCCACCATTTTTTCTTTGGGCGCACAGATAAGGCTGAATCCACGTTTTGCATAACAAGTGCGATTACCGTGCGCTCTGACCACTGATGCACATTTAATACTCGTAAAAGTAGCGATGGTTTCTTAATGAATTCTTTTAGCCATTGACGACGGCGATCTTTAGCAACATTTCCATCAGTCATGATTGTTTGAAGTAAGCCCATTGCATTGCTTCCCTTGCCGTATCTGACCGGCTCAACGTGTGTGTGTTCATCTGGAAAGAAAGAAGAAGTGATTGCTGCGCCCTTACTAAAATCAATATCACTCTTAGGCATCAGCGCCCCAGTAAGTGCTTCGCTATTAGTGCGTGAGAGATCACCGAGTCGATCAGAGAGTTTAGATAACTTGCCAGTTGCTTTCATGCGGTGCAGAAGTTTCTGAGTGTTATAGGTACCGGCGCTGACAATGAGTTGATTAGCTGTAAAAGTAATTGTTCGGCCAAATAAACCATTTGTTTTCTTAGCTTTAATAATCCACGAACCATCACTGGCTTGTTCAAATGATGTCACAGTAGTTAATGGAAATACTTTTGCTCCAGCAGATTCAGCTAGCCCTAGATAATTTTTCGGCAGAGTATTCTTTGAATTAAATCTACATCCGGTCATACACGCACCACATTGTTGACAACCATTTCGCGCAGGACCAACGCCGCCAAAATATGGGTCTTTGCTTGCAACTCCTGAGCCTTCACCGAAATAAACGCCGAGCGGTGCCATCCTAAATGTGTGTCCGACGCCCATCTCGATTGCAACATCTTTCATTGCTTGATCACTTGGTGAGAAGTAAGGATTTTCTGCAACACCGAGCATGCGACTTGCTTGGTCATACCAAGGCAATAACTCTGATTTCCAATCGGTGATGTGTTTCCACTGCTTATCTTCAAAATAAGAATCAGGTGGCTGATACAAAGTATTCGCATACACAAGTGACCCACCACCAACACCTGCGCCAGCAAGGATTAACACATCAGGCAGTGCGTGAATGCGTTGAATTCCCAGTAAGCCAATTTTTGGAAAGAATAAAAACTTGCGTAAACGCCAAGAAGTTTTTGGGAAGTCTTTTTCTTTAAATCTTTTTCCGGCTTCTAATACGGCAACCGAATAACCTTTTTCAGTAAGCCTGAGTGCTGAGACTGATCCACCAAATCCAGAACCGATGATGAGAGCATCAAAGTCCTTAGCCATGGGCTATTTTTCCTCTCGAATTTTCCAGGAAGTTCCGTAGCTCTCAAGTAAATCAAGGAATGGTATTGAATCAAACCATTCAGGACCAGAAACGCCACCTTCTGGAACCCAAACCTTATTATGAATTAGCTCCATGGCAATAACTGGATTGATTGCAGTTTGCCACACAACTGCCTGATCACCGTACTCCTTCATCGACCAAGCGTTATCAACGACGTTGTAGATGTAGCAAGCGTAAGGCTTACCTTCTTTGTTAATGCCTTTAACTAGTGTGCCGGCACAAGTTTTTCCACGCATGCGTTCGCCAAGTGTTGCGGGGTCAGGAAGTGATGCAGCAAGTAAGTCACGTGGTGAAACAGAAATTCCTTGAACTTCAACAGTTTCTTTACGATCTAATCCGAGCATATGAATTGTTTTTAAAGTGGTGATGAACTGTGCTCCAAGACCATATTTGAAGTTTACTTTCTTGGCTTCAATTTTCTGTGGAATCAAAACAACTTCTTCGTGTTCGACATTTACGCATTCAACTGGACCGATGCCCTCGGGAAAATCAAAGGTTTCGATTTCGCTAAATGGTTCTGTTGTGTGCCATCCGCGACCGTCTTCCCAGACGATTGGTGGATTTAGGCACTCTTCAATAGTTGTCCAAATAGAAAATGATGGAGCGAATTCATAACCTTCAACAGTTATATTTGAACCATCTAAAATAGTTATTGAATCAATTTTGCTAAACAAATGATCAGATGCGTACTTAGCGAATACATCGCTCATACCTGGTTCGATACCCATACCAACAAGTGCAAATATCTTTCTTTCTGCCCAGTTCCAGTCACGAGCAAATTGTTCGTCACCGAGTTTCACGCCAGTTTCGGTATATGGATAGTGAGGATGTGGACGCGAAAGTGACATAGCCATATCAATGTAATTAACATTTTCAATTTCGCACGCAAGAAAAATCGGCATTACAAATCGCGGATCAACTGCGTTAATGACAACATCGGGTGCCGCGCGCCTTATGAGGTTACGGATATCTTCAAGTTCGGCGGCGTTAACTTCAGCCGCCGAGAACCTTGAGTCTTTTACCCTTGCAACTGCTTCCTCGGCACGAGATAAGGTGCGATCAGCAATAACCATAGAAGTAATGAATGATCTGCGAGATGCAATATTGGCTATTGCTCTTCCAACGCCTCCAGCGCCGATGACAAGCGCCTTCATTCCTGGCCCCACATGGGATAAAACTCCGAATCAATTAGAAACGTAATTTTAATGGGAAGATTGCGCATTAGCAATATCGGTCCCCGTAGCTCAGTGGATAGAGCAACCGCCTCCTAAGCGGTAGGTCGCAGGTTCAACTCCCGCCGGGGACGCAATTACTAATTAGTGCTTGAGAGTAAATCGTTGCAATGATTTTGGCGCCCACCAATTGCGTTCACCAAACAAACGCATCAGTGCAGGAACAAGAAGCGCACGAATAAGTGTTGCATCAAGTAACACAGCAAATGCCACACCAAAGCCGAGCATCTTGATCGATGTCACTCCACTTGTCATAAATGCTGCGAAAACAACGGCAAGCAATAACGCCGCAGCAGTAATAATTCGCGCCGAGCGTTGTAGGCCTTTAGCAACAGATTCGATATTAGATTTTCCATCTAAGTGCTCTTCGCGAATGCGAGAGAGCAAGAAGAGTTCGTAGTCCATAGATAAACCGAAAACAACTACAGCAACCAAAATCACCGAACCAGTATCAAGGGCGCCAGTTACGGTGAAATCACCCACCAACCATTTCAGGTGACCATCGATAAAGATCCATGTGATTGCACCAAGAGTTGCAACGAGTGAAAAACCATTGAGAAGTACGGCCTTAATTGGCAAAATAATTGAACCGGTAAATACAAAGATAAGGATGAATACGGTTAGCGCAATCCAACCCAGAGCCCATGGCAGAGTTCGTGCAACACCATCTTGTGAATCAGTGAAATCTGCTGCTGCGCCACCAATGAGTGTTCCTTCCGGTACTGGCAGTGCACGAATCTCATGAATAATTCGTTGTGCTTCTAACGTGCGAGATGGTTCTTTAGAAATCACCTGGACTCTGATGTCTTCACCGAAGTATTCAATTTGTCCCACGCGCGAAATTCCATATACGCCTTGCACGCGAGCTAAGAAATTATTGATTTCAATCTCTTTG belongs to Candidatus Planktophila limnetica and includes:
- the serC gene encoding phosphoserine transaminase; this encodes MSIVIPNGIKPLDGRFGCGPSKIRQSALDNFYKSGASILGTSHRQKPVKNVVHEVREGLKSLFSLPDGYEVILGNGGTTAFWDIALFAQIENRSQHLVFGEFSSKFAKGAKDAPFLGEPSIIKSEPGSHPTAVAEDGIDAYAFTHNETSTGVAMPIIRPAGTKDALVLVDATSAAGGLVVDAKEFDAYYFAPQKSFSSDGGLWFALMSPAAIARAEKIKASGRWTPAILDLTIAIENSRLDQTYNTPAIATFILLADQLKWMNENGGLKFSTGRSADSASRMYSWAEKTSYTTPFVTDPAMRSKVVATINFDDSIDALKVASILRENGIVDTEPYRKLGKNQLRIGMFPSVDPSDIDALTACIDYVVAAL
- the pdxH gene encoding pyridoxamine 5'-phosphate oxidase, whose amino-acid sequence is MTESGIRAKISAMRRSYGEVGLEKLPTDPFVAFEEWMAAAAANEIIVEANAMVLSTADGSGEITTRTVLLKDISQGGFTFFTNYSSRKAQAIAMNSQVTLLFPWYAMERQVIISGQADKISREESESYFATRPWSSQIGAWASAQSAPLASREELEMRFKGASEKWPEGSVVPTPPHWGGFRVIPDSIEFWQGRYSRLHDRIRYHRSDAKSDWEMQRYFP
- a CDS encoding citrate synthase 2, with protein sequence MSDDFKPGLEGVIAFESEIAEPDKEGSALRYRGVDIEDLVGRVSFGNVWGLLVDDEFNPGLPPAEKFPLPVHSGDVRVDVQSAIAMLAPAWGFKPLLDISDEEARSNLARASVMVLSYLAQSARGIAATPVAESEIDKAHTVVERMMIRWRGEPDPLHVRAIDAYFVSAAEHGMNASTFTARVIASTGADVAAALSGAIGAMSGPLHGGAPSRVLGMIEDVERVGDARKYVKDLMDRGERLMGFGHRVYRAEDPRARTLRRTAKELGAPRYEVALELEKAALAELHERHPERVLETNVEFWAAIVLDFAEVPGPLFTSMFTAARTAGWSAHILEQKRTGRLIRPSARYIGKAPRKPEDVHGWDATVHQLHN
- a CDS encoding cryptochrome/photolyase family protein, producing MSRSIMWFRRDLRLIDNPALLAAIEAGEEIVPVFILDPKLIEITGAKGLAYLAESLRNLDQSLGNKLHICTGNHVDVLNELKKKYDATSVHIASEYDQYALERDARIESAGIELTRTGSPYAVAPGRVKKPSDATNYRVYTPFYRGWLLHGWRAPVAAPKVIKAVTPDEKYRNFPTWQPPKGTEIFAAGEKAAHDRFKKFKAKGLDAYDETRNFAGIDGTSKMSTHLTWGEIHPRTLLAGLGESKAHDTFRKEIAWREFYADVLHNYPHTDKDYYAPQFANMRYDEPGEKFKVWCEGKTGYPFVDAGMRQLVKEGWMHNRVRMVVASFLAKDLHIEWQHGALFFEEHLVDFDIASNAHGWQWTAGCGTDASPYYRVFNPIEQGKRFDENGDYIRKYVPELAHLSADEIHEPWDSADGYKHGYAKKIVEHATERIESLARLEEIKVRNTE
- a CDS encoding GGDEF domain-containing protein is translated as MLRKYFSLNTLGFLLLTVHLLSRVIHTTPQVYLDLWIYNAIAILFVFSLIGVPSFNDHIGIAFLALAIGLWAAGSLISSLSVFYTLNLPSQLASNVLYMLFYPAAFIALPRLLSQRSRISAVEILDSTIIALGLGSLGTALFVGPVLPRLNGDMSMTFFAIFYPVGDLILVASVISTLLSQKISKRAVVASTGIFIYAFSDFLFLWLHVNNKYTFGSISDDGWLVGLALFVMSTQFKASEQSSNEGVNPVFVALSVFLSATLLGIITIRPGYFPSFILFPTLLTLLVAFIRMTIALRQARSLGTERTLARTDELTGLSNRRKLIAEIEEIGDSEGALLILDLDGFKPVNDSFGHDIGDEILKQVAMRFHRALPPDATLARLGGDEFGVLIHANYESSMEVALALHATMSYPFLVGKESIDLGVSIGVAANNDEHDLLRRADVAMYRAKRESLGVAHFDFF
- a CDS encoding SDR family NAD(P)-dependent oxidoreductase, which codes for MSKWALVTGATAGIGESFTRVLAREGFNIVLVARDLERMKERAASLESQFKVQSAIVQADLATDAGCAKVEKYILENQIEVLVNNAGFGINKAFSVSDLDSEQQLLDVLVRTPMRLMHTVLPQMKQRNSGSIINVSSVAGWIAGGTYSASKSYLTVLSESIHTEMSGTGIKISALCPGFTRTEFHERGRMRMNGLPEFMWLSSDRVVTQAWKENQNGKVLSVPGWQYLILSTVSRFGPRPLVRKLGMNVRVRQRQK
- a CDS encoding N-acetylglucosamine kinase, giving the protein MVLAVDLGQSGARFRTTDTEFTSKRSKLAQESTLDVLNDLFIEAQEKLGPTFQSDVVALSLTGVYGDVGDPKPYGQLAAKYFGAKSVAVIDDGLAGYFGALGNNDGVTLSIGSGTVAIAGRRGSYSHADGLGHIFGDLGGGFWLGKAALERVLATQEGRDDATFLSEFFESEIKTYESLKSHTDAKAHLLCINAAKTLLEAAEAKNTDAITIRDKGAEYLAKTIRAAWTNVGGMRNEGISIALLGKLAENKGYAESIRRRTSSLLPQITLVEPQGNHLDGAIFIAEQVPEDIDPLLRWWHK
- a CDS encoding GMC family oxidoreductase N-terminal domain-containing protein: MAKDFDALIIGSGFGGSVSALRLTEKGYSVAVLEAGKRFKEKDFPKTSWRLRKFLFFPKIGLLGIQRIHALPDVLILAGAGVGGGSLVYANTLYQPPDSYFEDKQWKHITDWKSELLPWYDQASRMLGVAENPYFSPSDQAMKDVAIEMGVGHTFRMAPLGVYFGEGSGVASKDPYFGGVGPARNGCQQCGACMTGCRFNSKNTLPKNYLGLAESAGAKVFPLTTVTSFEQASDGSWIIKAKKTNGLFGRTITFTANQLIVSAGTYNTQKLLHRMKATGKLSKLSDRLGDLSRTNSEALTGALMPKSDIDFSKGAAITSSFFPDEHTHVEPVRYGKGSNAMGLLQTIMTDGNVAKDRRRQWLKEFIKKPSLLLRVLNVHQWSERTVIALVMQNVDSALSVRPKKKWWGLGLTSTNNSENPNATYIPAANETVRRIANKYGGFAGGHVGDLIGAPFTAHFVGGCVIGSDISQGVIDPYHRVWNYPTMHVVDGAAVTANLGVNPSLTITAQAERAISFWPNKGELDPRPVQNSQYSRINAVMPNKPFVPAGAIGELLMPPTK
- a CDS encoding saccharopine dehydrogenase family protein, translating into MKALVIGAGGVGRAIANIASRRSFITSMVIADRTLSRAEEAVARVKDSRFSAAEVNAAELEDIRNLIRRAAPDVVINAVDPRFVMPIFLACEIENVNYIDMAMSLSRPHPHYPYTETGVKLGDEQFARDWNWAERKIFALVGMGIEPGMSDVFAKYASDHLFSKIDSITILDGSNITVEGYEFAPSFSIWTTIEECLNPPIVWEDGRGWHTTEPFSEIETFDFPEGIGPVECVNVEHEEVVLIPQKIEAKKVNFKYGLGAQFITTLKTIHMLGLDRKETVEVQGISVSPRDLLAASLPDPATLGERMRGKTCAGTLVKGINKEGKPYACYIYNVVDNAWSMKEYGDQAVVWQTAINPVIAMELIHNKVWVPEGGVSGPEWFDSIPFLDLLESYGTSWKIREEK